The following are from one region of the Harpia harpyja isolate bHarHar1 chromosome 4, bHarHar1 primary haplotype, whole genome shotgun sequence genome:
- the LOC128141187 gene encoding feather keratin Cos2-3-like — MATCAHQQGWRVVLGQVHLQPQDMSCYNQCLPCRPCGPTPLANSCNEPCVRQCQNSTVAIEPSTVVVTLPGPILSSFPQNTVVGSSTSAAVGRILSCDGVPINSGCCDLSGISRRY; from the exons ATGGCGACGTGTGCCCATCAACAGGGATGGAGAGTGGTCCTGGGGCAG gtgcacctccagccccaagacatgtcctgctacaaccagtgcctgccatGCCGGCCCTGtggcccgaccccgctggccaacagctgcaatgagccctgtgtcaggcagtgccagaactccactgtcGCCATTGAGCCCTCTActgtggtggtgaccctgcccggccccatcctcagctccttcccgcagaacaccgttgtgggctcctccacctctgctgctgttggcaggatCCTCAGCTGTGATGGAGTGCCCATCAACTCTGGGTGCTGTGACCTCTCTGGCATTTCCAGACGCTACTAG